A window of the Lolium perenne isolate Kyuss_39 chromosome 7, Kyuss_2.0, whole genome shotgun sequence genome harbors these coding sequences:
- the LOC127317809 gene encoding growth-regulating factor 2, protein MMLRGQAGGGGRCLFTASQWRELEHQALIYKYMAAGSQVPHELVIPLRHHDAAAVDTIPSLGSCFPPPQPSLGWGLYGMGAQYARKPEDPEPGRCRRTDGKKWRCSREAYGESKYCDRHMHRGKNRSRKPMEHMSSTSTVSSPAPAQPGAAYRPSALSISPPVPADTPSSYGHYQTRPDTSAARAAAQLHLDSPSPPPSYHRYAQAQQQYCASPFFPSGGGYGYGYGQSRQQEQEEAEAMARRRQHCLALGADLSLDKPDAGAASSVTTEEKPLRRFFDECPRDDTSVDGRPWYMGHRDETLLSMSIPTTARYPNGGE, encoded by the exons ATGATGCTGAGAGGGCAAGCCGGCGGTGGCGGCAGGTGCCTCTTCACGGCGTCGCAGTGGCGCGAGCTTGAGCACCAGGCGCTCATCTACAAGTACATGGCCGCCGGCTCGCAGGTGCCCCACGAGCTCGTCATCCCGCTccgccaccacgacgccgccgccgtcgacaccATCCCCTCCCTCGGCAGCTGCTTCCCTCCTCCGCAGCCTTCCC TCGGCTGGGGGCTCTACGGGATGGGGGCGCAGTACGCGCGCAAGCCGGAGGACCCGGAGCCCGGTCGGTGCCGGCGCACGGACGGCAAGAAGTGGCGCTGCTCCAGGGAAGCGTACGGGGAGTCCAAGTACTGCGACAGGCACATGCACCGCGGCAAGAACCGTTCAAGAAAGCCTATGGAACACatgtcctccacctccaccgtctCCTCCCCCGCCCCAGCCCAGCCAGGCGCGGCATACCGCCCCTCCGCCCTCTCCATCTCGCCCCCGGTGCCGGCCGACACGCCCTCCAGCTACGGCCACTACCAGACCCGTCCCGACACCTCCGCCGCTCGCGCTGCGGCTCAGCTCCATCTCGACTCCCCGTCACCACCTCCATCCTACCACAGGTACGCGCAGGCGCAGCAGCAGTACTGCGCTTCTCCTTTCTTCCCGAGCGGCGGCGGCTACGGCTACGGCTACGGGCAGTCCAGGcagcaggagcaggaggaggcggaggccatGGCCAGGCGGCGGCAGCACTGCCTGGCCCTCGGCGCCGACCTCAGCCTCGACAAGCCGGACGCTGGCGCTGCCTCGTCGGTCACCACGGAGGAGAAGCCGCTGCGCCGCTTCTTCGACGAGTGTCCGCGCGACGACACCAGCGTCGACGGGAGGCCGTGGTATATGGGCCACCGGGACGAGACGCTGCTCTCCATGTCCATCCCCACAACGGCGCGCTACCCAAACGGCG GTGAATAA